The Coleofasciculus sp. FACHB-T130 genome has a segment encoding these proteins:
- a CDS encoding HhoA/HhoB/HtrA family serine endopeptidase, translating to MKSKQQDSDYNSRQPNQKGFDASAPKPWQKAATYVSLVLLGAGVTFSGGYLGSNTLLSSKESTSKVSLTPGVAVAQAQLPLSTDTNFVTEVVDKVGPAVVRINSSRTVTQQLPDAFNDPLFRRFFGAELPTGPQERVERGTGSGFIINTDGQILTNAHVVAGADTVNVILKDGRTFTGKVMGTDPVTDVAIVKIQADNLPTVRLGDSDRLRPGEWAIAIGNPLGLDNTVTTGIISATGRSSSQVGVPDKRVNFIQTDAAINPGNSGGPLLNAKGEVVGMNTAIIRGAQGLGFAIPINTAQRIGNQLATTGNVQHPYLGIQMVKLTPEVKQQINEDSNSRVNINADRGILVVRVMRNSPAANAGLRTGDVIQKINGQLVTDTDTVQQQVERSQVGSSLQMEVLRNGQTINLPVTTAALPTQNE from the coding sequence ATGAAAAGCAAACAGCAAGATAGCGATTATAATTCCAGGCAACCCAACCAGAAAGGATTTGACGCTTCGGCACCTAAACCCTGGCAAAAGGCAGCCACCTATGTATCGCTGGTGCTGCTGGGAGCTGGTGTCACCTTCTCAGGCGGCTATCTGGGGTCAAATACCCTGCTGTCCTCCAAGGAGTCTACTTCTAAAGTGTCTCTAACCCCAGGAGTTGCGGTTGCTCAGGCACAACTACCACTTAGCACAGACACTAACTTTGTTACAGAAGTTGTGGACAAGGTGGGACCAGCAGTGGTGCGGATTAATTCTTCCCGCACGGTGACACAACAACTCCCTGACGCTTTCAATGACCCCCTCTTCCGCAGGTTCTTTGGCGCTGAGTTGCCGACTGGCCCACAAGAGCGAGTCGAACGGGGTACGGGATCGGGCTTTATTATCAATACGGATGGTCAAATTCTCACCAATGCCCATGTAGTCGCTGGTGCCGACACTGTAAACGTCATTCTCAAGGATGGGCGCACCTTTACAGGTAAGGTGATGGGTACAGATCCGGTAACAGATGTCGCCATCGTTAAAATTCAGGCGGATAATCTGCCGACGGTGCGTTTGGGTGATTCAGATCGGCTGAGACCTGGGGAATGGGCGATCGCTATCGGCAACCCCTTGGGTCTAGATAATACCGTCACAACAGGGATTATTAGTGCCACTGGACGCTCTAGCTCTCAAGTTGGCGTTCCCGATAAGCGGGTAAACTTTATCCAAACAGATGCCGCGATTAATCCGGGTAACTCAGGCGGGCCACTGCTGAACGCCAAAGGTGAAGTGGTTGGGATGAATACAGCGATTATCCGGGGTGCCCAAGGATTAGGCTTTGCGATTCCTATCAATACCGCTCAACGCATTGGCAATCAGCTGGCGACGACTGGCAACGTGCAACATCCTTATCTGGGCATCCAGATGGTGAAACTCACGCCTGAAGTCAAACAGCAAATCAATGAAGATTCCAACAGTCGCGTGAATATCAATGCGGATCGAGGCATTCTTGTCGTCAGAGTCATGCGAAACTCCCCTGCTGCCAATGCAGGGTTACGCACGGGAGATGTTATCCAAAAAATCAACGGTCAATTGGTCACAGACACAGACACAGTACAACAGCAAGTAGAAAGGAGCCAAGTGGGCAGTAGTTTACAGATGGAGGTGCTTCGGAATGGGCAAACGATTAACCTACCTGTAACCACTGCGGCTCTCCCGACCCAGAACGAGTAG
- a CDS encoding DUF2127 domain-containing protein, with the protein MTKRPAGLVAIVIYKIFSALLLAVIAIALGLTVKEHQLLVDFSESCALEGKLDIIKWTLDKILNFNPKTLQFTSIAVGLYAILTAIEGIGLWYQKGWAKILVLVLVGISIPPEIFELFRRISLLKLAVFLVNLAVFWYLLRHSLSTRDDGQSQ; encoded by the coding sequence ATTACTAAGCGCCCAGCGGGTTTAGTGGCAATCGTTATTTACAAAATCTTCAGTGCTTTACTGCTTGCGGTGATTGCGATCGCTTTAGGATTAACAGTCAAAGAACACCAGCTTTTGGTTGATTTTTCAGAATCTTGTGCTTTAGAAGGTAAATTAGACATTATTAAATGGACTCTGGACAAGATTTTAAATTTTAACCCTAAAACTTTGCAGTTTACCAGCATAGCTGTTGGACTCTACGCGATTTTAACTGCGATTGAGGGAATCGGTCTTTGGTATCAAAAAGGTTGGGCAAAAATATTAGTTTTGGTACTGGTAGGGATTAGTATTCCACCTGAAATTTTTGAGCTATTCCGCAGAATATCGCTACTAAAGCTAGCAGTTTTTTTGGTAAATTTAGCTGTGTTTTGGTATTTGTTGCGTCATTCACTCTCTACCCGCGATGATGGGCAATCGCAGTAA
- a CDS encoding fused MFS/spermidine synthase, with protein sequence MVAKMILPLLGGSPSVWNTCLFFFQAILLLGYGYSHITTSWFRVRHQAVIHTIFLLLPIAFLPITPAKNWIPPHDVNPIPWLLVLLLFCVGFPFFVVATSAPLVQKWFAETGHPASSDPYFLYTASNLGSMLGVLSYPILIEPNFSLTHQSWLWTIGYGLLVLLTLGCAVCLWRSPEKFNSLQAGNAGFIKDVAGDTNLVNKSAPTEEPPTIQQQAQWVLLSFLPSSLLLEVTTYLTTDIAAIPLLWAIPLAIYLLTFILTFARKPLLPHKALVAILPLWLTILIILFLIQAMQPIWVLFPLHLAGFFVAACVFHGELTRSRPSTQYLTNFYLWISVGGVLGGLFNAIAAPVLFQSVLEYPLIMVLCLLLMQTSKEADDPLSNLQRRLTFPISLGLLIGTLLVGFTGKNFTNNLIGDLIGFIILAGIFYAFKLHPIRFGLGLVLVVLISQFSIGTLGGVLDTERSFFGVYRVLDDRRGSYHSLLHGTILHGKQSLDPKRHNEPLTYFYPTGPIGQLFSSLNQTKPPKNVAVLGLGIGTLAAYSELGQQWTFYEIDPTIERLARDTRYFTFLQNSKAPLSVVLGDARLRFTEVPDNRYDLIFMDAFSSDSVPIHLITKEAIQLYLSKLAKEGLIVINISNRFLNLEPVLGALAQDLGLSTLRQREADISESEREIGKSPSHWVLFARNQKDLGNLVSDSRWQPIPETKSAPLWTDDFSNIFRVLRAFAARKAG encoded by the coding sequence ATGGTTGCCAAGATGATTCTGCCTTTATTAGGCGGATCTCCATCAGTATGGAACACTTGCCTATTCTTTTTCCAAGCAATTTTATTACTAGGTTATGGCTATTCCCACATCACAACGAGTTGGTTTAGGGTTCGCCACCAAGCTGTTATTCACACTATTTTTCTGCTATTACCAATAGCATTTTTACCCATTACTCCTGCTAAGAACTGGATTCCTCCTCATGATGTCAATCCTATCCCTTGGCTGTTAGTTTTGCTGCTTTTTTGTGTCGGATTTCCCTTTTTTGTGGTTGCTACCAGTGCGCCTTTAGTGCAAAAGTGGTTTGCTGAGACAGGACACCCAGCGAGTTCCGATCCTTATTTCCTCTATACTGCGAGTAACCTGGGCAGTATGTTAGGGGTTCTCAGCTACCCCATCTTAATTGAACCAAATTTTTCGCTGACACACCAAAGTTGGCTATGGACAATCGGTTACGGATTATTGGTTTTGCTCACTCTAGGATGTGCAGTATGCCTATGGCGATCGCCTGAAAAATTCAACAGTTTACAAGCGGGTAACGCCGGGTTTATTAAAGATGTTGCTGGCGACACCAATTTAGTCAATAAATCCGCACCTACAGAAGAACCTCCCACGATTCAACAGCAAGCGCAATGGGTATTGCTATCCTTTTTACCCTCTAGTTTACTTCTAGAAGTTACTACTTATCTCACGACAGACATTGCAGCAATTCCGCTTTTGTGGGCAATTCCTTTAGCGATTTATCTATTAACATTTATTTTAACTTTTGCCCGTAAACCACTTTTGCCTCATAAAGCTTTAGTGGCAATTTTACCTTTATGGTTGACTATACTAATAATTTTATTTTTGATTCAGGCGATGCAGCCAATATGGGTATTATTCCCCTTACATTTGGCGGGATTTTTTGTGGCGGCTTGTGTTTTTCACGGAGAATTGACTCGAAGTCGTCCCAGTACGCAGTATCTCACTAATTTTTATCTGTGGATTTCTGTTGGGGGTGTCCTCGGTGGATTATTTAATGCGATCGCGGCTCCAGTTTTATTTCAATCTGTCCTGGAGTACCCTCTGATTATGGTACTTTGTCTCCTCCTTATGCAAACTTCTAAGGAGGCAGACGATCCCCTATCTAACCTACAGCGACGTTTAACTTTTCCCATCAGTTTAGGTCTTTTAATCGGCACTTTGCTGGTTGGTTTTACTGGCAAGAATTTTACGAATAACCTGATAGGCGACCTTATCGGTTTTATCATCCTAGCTGGCATTTTTTACGCCTTCAAGCTACATCCAATCCGGTTTGGTTTAGGCTTAGTTTTGGTTGTTTTAATTAGCCAGTTTTCGATAGGAACTCTCGGTGGTGTTCTCGATACCGAACGCAGCTTTTTTGGCGTCTATCGGGTTTTAGATGATAGGCGCGGCAGCTATCATAGTCTTTTGCATGGAACGATCCTGCATGGGAAACAAAGTCTCGACCCAAAACGGCACAATGAACCTTTAACTTATTTTTATCCTACTGGTCCCATTGGGCAATTATTTAGCTCTTTGAATCAAACAAAACCTCCAAAAAATGTTGCGGTGCTAGGGTTGGGAATTGGGACGCTAGCTGCGTACTCAGAATTGGGGCAACAATGGACTTTTTATGAAATCGATCCGACTATTGAAAGGTTAGCTCGTGACACTCGTTACTTCACCTTTTTACAGAATTCAAAAGCGCCATTATCTGTAGTTTTAGGGGATGCTCGGTTGCGATTTACTGAAGTTCCAGATAATCGCTATGACCTGATTTTCATGGATGCTTTCAGCTCGGATTCAGTCCCCATCCACCTAATAACGAAGGAAGCCATTCAGCTTTACTTGAGTAAGTTAGCTAAAGAAGGGTTAATTGTCATTAACATTTCTAATCGATTCCTGAATCTTGAGCCGGTTTTGGGCGCTTTAGCTCAGGATTTAGGATTGTCTACACTGAGGCAGAGAGAAGCAGATATTTCTGAATCTGAGCGGGAAATCGGGAAATCTCCTTCTCACTGGGTGCTATTTGCTCGTAATCAAAAAGATTTGGGCAATCTCGTCAGTGACTCGCGCTGGCAACCCATCCCGGAAACAAAATCAGCGCCTCTGTGGACAGATGATTTTTCTAATATCTTCCGAGTATTACGTGCCTTTGCAGCTAGAAAAGCCGGGTGA
- the tkt gene encoding transketolase, with protein sequence MAVATQSLEELCINSVRFLAIDAVEKAKSGHPGLPMGAAPMAFVLWDRFMRYNPKNPKWFNRDRFVLSAGHGSMLQYALLYLTGYEDLTIEDLKQFRQWESKTPGHPENFMTRGVEVTTGPLGQGISNAVGLAMAEAHLAAKFNKPDHTIVDHYTYVILGDGCNQEGVSAEACSLAGHLGLGKLIALYDDNKITIDGHTDLSFTEDVGKRYEAYGWHVLTVEDGNTDLEAIHKAIEAAKAVTDKPSLIKVATTIGYGSPNKANTHGVHGSALGGDEVKATREHLGWEYEPFEVPEDALNHWRKAIERGAKYEEEWNKNWENYKAKYEEEAAELERLISNKLPEGWDKVLPTYTPEDKADATRNHSGKCLNSLAGILPELLGGSADLAGSCMTLIKSSGDFLKGHYENRNLRFGVREHGMGAICNGIALHGTGLIPYGATFLVFADYMRAAIRLSALSHAGVIWVMTHDSIQLGEDGPTHQPVETIASLRAIPQLTVMRPADGNETSGCYKVAIEAANQHRPTLLALSRLAQPNLAGTSIEGTTKGGYILSDSDGTPEIILIGNGSELQLCAKAADQLRGEGKKVRVVSLPSWELFDEQDEAYRESVLPKAVTKRLAVEAASSFGWCRYLGNEGAMISIDRFGVSAPGPVALEKFGFNVDNVVAKAKALLG encoded by the coding sequence ATGGCCGTTGCAACCCAATCACTCGAAGAACTTTGTATTAACTCCGTCCGCTTTCTGGCGATTGACGCCGTAGAGAAGGCAAAATCAGGGCATCCAGGGCTACCGATGGGCGCGGCTCCAATGGCATTTGTGCTTTGGGACCGCTTTATGCGGTATAACCCAAAAAATCCCAAATGGTTCAATCGCGATCGCTTCGTCCTCTCTGCCGGTCACGGCTCCATGTTACAGTACGCCTTACTGTATTTAACTGGTTACGAAGATTTAACGATTGAAGACCTCAAGCAGTTCCGGCAGTGGGAATCGAAAACTCCCGGTCACCCGGAAAACTTCATGACTCGAGGCGTAGAAGTCACTACAGGTCCCCTCGGTCAAGGAATTTCTAACGCTGTAGGCTTAGCAATGGCTGAAGCTCACCTAGCAGCTAAATTTAACAAGCCGGATCATACGATCGTAGACCACTACACTTATGTGATTTTGGGTGATGGTTGCAACCAAGAAGGCGTCTCTGCCGAAGCTTGTTCCCTAGCCGGACACCTGGGGCTGGGCAAACTGATTGCCCTGTACGATGACAACAAAATCACCATCGACGGTCACACCGATTTATCGTTCACCGAAGATGTCGGCAAGCGCTATGAAGCCTACGGCTGGCACGTCCTAACGGTAGAAGACGGCAACACCGACCTAGAGGCAATTCACAAAGCAATTGAAGCCGCTAAAGCTGTTACTGATAAGCCTTCATTAATTAAAGTTGCCACTACGATTGGTTACGGTTCTCCCAATAAAGCCAACACCCACGGCGTACATGGTTCTGCCTTGGGTGGGGATGAAGTGAAAGCAACTCGCGAGCATCTGGGTTGGGAATACGAGCCTTTTGAAGTTCCAGAAGATGCCCTCAACCATTGGCGCAAGGCAATCGAGCGCGGTGCTAAGTATGAGGAAGAGTGGAACAAAAACTGGGAAAATTACAAAGCCAAATATGAAGAGGAAGCTGCTGAATTAGAACGGCTGATTAGCAACAAACTGCCAGAAGGTTGGGACAAAGTTCTCCCCACCTACACCCCAGAAGACAAAGCAGATGCTACCCGCAATCACTCTGGCAAATGCTTGAATTCTCTAGCTGGAATTTTACCCGAACTCTTGGGTGGTTCAGCTGACTTGGCTGGTTCCTGCATGACCTTAATCAAGAGTTCTGGCGACTTCCTCAAAGGTCACTACGAAAATCGCAACCTGCGCTTTGGCGTCCGCGAACACGGTATGGGAGCGATTTGTAATGGCATTGCCCTGCACGGCACAGGTTTGATTCCCTATGGAGCAACCTTCTTAGTCTTTGCTGACTATATGCGGGCAGCGATTCGTCTCTCAGCTCTCTCCCATGCGGGCGTGATCTGGGTAATGACCCACGACTCAATCCAGTTAGGTGAAGATGGCCCTACTCACCAACCTGTGGAAACGATTGCCTCCCTGCGGGCTATTCCCCAGCTAACGGTAATGCGTCCTGCTGATGGAAACGAAACCTCTGGTTGTTATAAAGTGGCGATTGAGGCAGCTAACCAGCATCGTCCGACTCTTCTGGCGCTGTCTCGTTTAGCACAGCCCAACTTAGCTGGCACTTCGATTGAAGGCACCACTAAGGGTGGTTACATCCTTTCCGATAGCGATGGCACGCCTGAGATTATCTTGATTGGCAACGGAAGCGAACTGCAACTTTGCGCCAAGGCAGCAGACCAGTTGCGCGGTGAAGGGAAGAAAGTCCGTGTCGTTTCCCTGCCCAGCTGGGAGTTGTTCGACGAGCAGGATGAAGCTTACCGGGAATCTGTATTACCCAAGGCTGTCACTAAGCGCCTAGCTGTAGAAGCCGCTTCTAGTTTCGGCTGGTGCCGTTACCTCGGAAATGAAGGCGCGATGATTAGCATTGACCGCTTTGGCGTTTCTGCTCCAGGGCCAGTTGCTCTAGAGAAGTTCGGCTTCAATGTTGATAACGTAGTCGCGAAGGCGAAGGCTCTGTTGGGCTAA
- the fabF gene encoding beta-ketoacyl-ACP synthase II: protein MTNFERKRVVVTGLGAITPIGNTLTDYWSGLLSGTNGIGPITLFDPSRHDCRIAGEVKGFDPHTYLERKEAKRMDRFAQFAVAASKQAIADSQFVINELNAEQVGVIIGSGVGGLKVLEDQQEIYLSRGPDRCSPFMIPMMIANMAAGLTAIHTGAKGPNSCPVTACASGSNAVGDAFRLIQGGYAQAMICGGSEAAVTPLSLAGFSSARALSTRNDDPAHACRPFDRDRDGFVMGEGAGILVLEELEHALSRGARIYAEIVGYGMTCDAYHMTAPVPGGEGASRAMQLALKDAGLAPDRVSYVNAHGTSTPANDVTETAAIKKALGESVAYKVAVSSTKSMTGHLLGGSGGIEAVATVMAIAQDQIPPTINLENPDPGCDLDYVPNKSRSQTVEVALSNSFGFGGHNVTLAFKKYR, encoded by the coding sequence ATGACAAATTTTGAACGGAAGCGCGTTGTTGTAACAGGTCTCGGCGCGATTACACCGATAGGCAACACTTTGACAGATTATTGGTCAGGGTTGTTGAGCGGCACAAATGGCATTGGTCCGATTACATTGTTCGATCCTTCCCGGCATGATTGTCGCATCGCTGGTGAAGTCAAGGGATTTGACCCCCACACATACCTGGAGCGTAAGGAAGCAAAGCGGATGGATCGCTTTGCTCAATTTGCGGTAGCTGCGAGCAAGCAGGCGATCGCAGACTCTCAATTTGTCATTAATGAGCTGAACGCAGAACAAGTCGGCGTCATCATTGGCAGCGGGGTGGGCGGTCTTAAAGTGTTGGAAGACCAGCAAGAAATCTACTTGAGTCGTGGTCCCGACCGCTGTAGCCCGTTTATGATTCCCATGATGATTGCCAACATGGCAGCGGGTTTAACGGCAATCCACACGGGTGCCAAAGGGCCAAACTCTTGCCCGGTGACAGCCTGTGCCTCTGGCTCTAACGCGGTGGGAGATGCCTTTCGCCTGATTCAAGGGGGATATGCCCAAGCGATGATTTGTGGTGGCAGCGAAGCCGCCGTGACACCTTTATCGTTGGCTGGATTTTCTTCAGCACGGGCACTTTCGACGCGCAATGACGACCCGGCTCATGCTTGTCGTCCTTTTGATCGCGATCGCGATGGCTTTGTCATGGGTGAAGGCGCTGGCATTTTAGTGTTGGAAGAACTGGAACACGCCTTGAGCCGTGGCGCTCGGATTTATGCAGAAATTGTTGGCTACGGCATGACTTGTGATGCCTACCATATGACTGCACCCGTTCCAGGTGGTGAAGGAGCTAGTAGAGCCATGCAGCTAGCTTTGAAAGATGCAGGATTGGCTCCCGATCGAGTTAGCTACGTCAATGCTCATGGAACCAGCACACCAGCCAACGATGTGACTGAGACAGCAGCGATCAAAAAAGCTTTAGGTGAGAGTGTTGCCTACAAAGTGGCGGTTAGCTCCACCAAATCGATGACGGGGCACCTGCTAGGGGGTTCTGGCGGGATTGAAGCAGTTGCTACGGTGATGGCGATCGCCCAAGACCAGATTCCTCCCACCATCAACCTGGAAAACCCCGATCCGGGTTGTGACCTGGATTATGTACCCAACAAAAGTCGCTCTCAAACCGTCGAGGTGGCGCTGTCGAACTCTTTCGGGTTTGGCGGTCACAACGTGACACTCGCATTTAAAAAGTACAGATAG
- the acpP gene encoding acyl carrier protein, with product MSQEEIFARVKKIVAEQLEVAPDEVTPQANFANDLGADSLDTVELVMALEEEFDIEIPDEAAEQIATVQAVVDYISGKVAASA from the coding sequence ATGAGCCAAGAGGAAATTTTTGCAAGAGTCAAGAAGATTGTGGCGGAACAACTGGAGGTTGCACCCGACGAAGTCACGCCACAAGCTAACTTTGCTAACGATCTGGGAGCGGATTCCCTCGATACGGTTGAACTCGTAATGGCATTGGAAGAAGAGTTTGATATCGAAATTCCAGACGAGGCAGCTGAGCAAATTGCCACCGTTCAAGCCGTTGTGGACTACATCAGTGGCAAAGTGGCGGCTTCGGCATAA
- a CDS encoding CoB--CoM heterodisulfide reductase iron-sulfur subunit B family protein — protein MASPTLKYAYFPGCVAQGACRELYQSTAALTQALGIELIELKKAACCGSGTYKEDSQLLEDTVNARNIALAEELNLPLLTHCSTCQGVIGHVDERLKDSQQSNPAYIEQVNGLLKKEGCSPYQGSTEVKHLLWALVADYGLEELQNRVSRKLAGLKCAAFYGCYLLRAQTHIPYDNPLQPESMENVFRAVGATPVYYRGRTQCCGWPLSSYATTQSFKMAGSHIQEALDAGADCMVTPCPLCHLNLDSRQPEVEKTIGHKLGLPVLHLPQLISLALGISPKQLGLDRHIVSTHPVLEKLGF, from the coding sequence ATGGCATCCCCGACTCTTAAATATGCTTACTTTCCCGGCTGCGTTGCTCAAGGCGCTTGCCGGGAGCTTTACCAGTCTACAGCAGCCCTCACCCAAGCCCTGGGCATCGAACTGATTGAGCTAAAAAAAGCTGCTTGTTGTGGTTCTGGTACCTACAAAGAAGATTCTCAACTGCTAGAAGATACGGTAAACGCTCGCAATATTGCTCTAGCAGAAGAACTGAATCTGCCGTTGTTAACCCATTGCAGTACCTGCCAGGGCGTCATTGGTCATGTAGATGAGCGTTTGAAGGACTCCCAACAATCAAACCCGGCTTATATCGAGCAGGTGAATGGCTTACTGAAGAAAGAAGGCTGTTCTCCTTATCAAGGCAGTACAGAAGTCAAACATCTGCTTTGGGCATTAGTCGCCGATTATGGACTAGAGGAGTTGCAAAATCGAGTTAGCCGCAAACTAGCTGGGTTGAAGTGTGCGGCATTTTATGGCTGCTATTTGCTCCGCGCCCAAACTCATATCCCCTATGACAACCCTCTCCAACCCGAATCGATGGAAAATGTGTTTCGGGCAGTAGGGGCGACGCCAGTTTACTACCGAGGACGCACCCAGTGTTGCGGATGGCCTCTTTCCAGCTATGCCACCACGCAATCTTTCAAGATGGCTGGGTCGCACATTCAAGAAGCCCTCGATGCAGGGGCTGATTGTATGGTGACGCCTTGTCCCCTGTGCCATCTAAATCTCGACTCTCGTCAACCGGAGGTTGAAAAAACGATCGGGCATAAGTTAGGTTTGCCAGTGCTGCATTTACCCCAGTTAATTTCTCTGGCGCTGGGGATTAGCCCGAAGCAGCTCGGTTTGGATAGACACATTGTCTCAACTCATCCGGTGTTGGAAAAATTGGGCTTTTAG
- a CDS encoding response regulator transcription factor, whose translation MDILIVEDEPEIAKLIQITLEKEGFSCHLSRDGLRALQVFQEQQPDLIILDLMLPGLDGLEVCARIRQKPGAKDPYILMLTARGEEIDRVIGLSTGADDYLVKPFSPRELVARVRALLRRSLRQGGQHQVYRTQHFTVDVEQHSASRQLSPHPWEALDLTTLEFNLLTTFISHPSRVWNRTQLIEKLWGNDFFGDERVVDTHVARLRKKIEPDPANPTFIKTVVGVGYKFEDSPL comes from the coding sequence ATGGATATTTTGATTGTTGAGGATGAACCGGAAATTGCTAAACTCATCCAAATAACTTTAGAAAAAGAGGGGTTTTCCTGTCATCTGAGTCGCGATGGTCTGAGAGCGCTACAAGTTTTTCAGGAGCAACAACCAGATTTAATCATTCTCGACTTGATGTTACCGGGTTTGGATGGGCTGGAAGTGTGTGCCAGAATACGGCAGAAACCGGGAGCCAAAGATCCCTATATTTTGATGCTAACGGCTAGAGGGGAAGAAATTGACCGGGTAATCGGTCTTTCTACGGGTGCGGATGATTACCTTGTCAAGCCGTTCAGCCCTAGAGAACTGGTTGCCAGAGTTCGGGCGTTACTGCGGCGTAGCCTGCGTCAAGGCGGACAACATCAGGTTTATCGCACTCAGCATTTCACGGTTGATGTAGAGCAGCACTCTGCCTCTCGTCAACTGAGTCCCCATCCTTGGGAAGCACTTGATTTGACTACCTTAGAATTTAATCTCTTAACAACGTTTATCAGTCATCCCAGTCGCGTCTGGAACCGAACGCAACTCATTGAGAAGCTTTGGGGGAACGATTTTTTTGGCGATGAACGGGTGGTGGATACTCATGTGGCTCGGTTGCGGAAAAAAATTGAACCAGACCCAGCGAATCCTACCTTTATTAAGACAGTAGTTGGTGTGGGCTATAAGTTTGAAGATTCACCTCTATAA
- a CDS encoding HAMP domain-containing sensor histidine kinase yields the protein MPRNKMGLRSRLFLSHLLVMMVGVGSLLVISKLSSPRFFIVQLEQIEVSGIQVRYARRQLVRGFETAWSRSTFLSFIAGATAAGGLSYWVSRRITQPLTQMEQITRKFAAGHLDERLPKSEIPELNRLGSSFNRMASSLEGVEQRRRELISDLTHELRTPLTVIRGYLEEMADSRIEPSPEIYQRLVRETIRLERLVNDLQELSKAEAGYLPINLQPVNLRPLLESLLEKFSDQVLEDGPVLRLDCPPQMPPVLADIDRVEQVLVNLLGNALLYTSAGSITVKAWTEPKRLWIAVVDTGQGIAPEDLPHIFERFWRAEQSRSQNSRGTGIGLAISSRLLELQGGQIEVESELGKGSTFRFFLPLA from the coding sequence ATGCCCCGGAATAAAATGGGACTGCGATCGCGCTTGTTTCTTTCCCATCTCTTAGTAATGATGGTAGGAGTGGGTAGTCTACTCGTTATCAGTAAACTGTCTTCTCCCCGCTTCTTTATCGTCCAACTCGAACAAATCGAGGTCAGCGGCATACAGGTACGCTATGCTCGCAGGCAGCTGGTGAGAGGGTTTGAAACAGCCTGGAGTCGCAGCACGTTCTTGTCATTTATCGCGGGTGCTACAGCTGCTGGTGGCTTGAGTTACTGGGTATCTCGCCGAATTACCCAGCCTTTGACCCAGATGGAACAAATTACCCGCAAGTTTGCTGCTGGGCATCTAGATGAGCGACTACCAAAAAGTGAAATTCCCGAACTCAACCGCCTGGGTTCTAGTTTTAACCGCATGGCGTCTAGTCTTGAAGGTGTGGAACAGCGGCGGCGAGAACTGATTAGCGACCTGACCCATGAACTCCGAACGCCCCTAACTGTAATTCGCGGATACCTGGAGGAGATGGCTGATAGCAGGATTGAACCATCGCCAGAGATTTACCAGCGCTTGGTGAGGGAAACAATCCGGCTAGAACGGTTAGTCAACGATTTGCAGGAACTCTCTAAGGCAGAGGCAGGGTATTTACCAATTAATCTCCAGCCAGTTAATCTACGACCTTTATTAGAGTCCCTGTTGGAAAAATTTTCTGACCAGGTGCTGGAAGATGGCCCGGTGCTGCGCTTAGATTGTCCGCCCCAGATGCCCCCGGTCTTAGCTGATATTGACCGTGTGGAGCAGGTTCTGGTCAATTTGTTGGGAAATGCGCTGCTATATACCAGTGCTGGTTCGATTACGGTCAAAGCTTGGACTGAGCCAAAACGCCTCTGGATTGCGGTAGTAGATACGGGTCAAGGAATTGCACCAGAAGATTTGCCCCATATCTTTGAGCGATTTTGGCGGGCTGAACAGTCTCGAAGCCAAAATTCTAGAGGAACCGGTATCGGTTTAGCGATTTCCTCCCGGTTGCTCGAATTGCAAGGCGGTCAGATTGAAGTAGAAAGTGAACTGGGAAAGGGTAGTACGTTTCGTTTTTTCTTACCTTTAGCTTAA
- a CDS encoding metallothionein: protein MTTVTSMKCACESCLCVVSISEAVEKGGKYYCGEACANGHESGQGCSHHGCNCG, encoded by the coding sequence ATGACTACCGTAACTTCGATGAAATGTGCCTGTGAATCTTGCCTGTGCGTTGTTTCCATCAGCGAAGCGGTGGAAAAAGGTGGTAAATACTACTGCGGGGAAGCTTGTGCCAATGGTCACGAATCTGGACAAGGCTGCTCCCATCACGGCTGTAACTGCGGCTAA